From Perognathus longimembris pacificus isolate PPM17 chromosome 22, ASM2315922v1, whole genome shotgun sequence, one genomic window encodes:
- the LOC125339988 gene encoding 40S ribosomal protein S27-like yields MLLAKDLLHPSPEEEKRKHKKKCLVQSANSYFMVVKCPGCYKITTVFSHAQTVVLCVGCSTVLCQPTGGKARFTEGCSFRRKQH; encoded by the coding sequence ATGCTTCTCGCAAAGGATCTTCTCCATCCCTCtcctgaagaggagaagaggaaacacaagaagaaGTGCCTGGTGCAGAGCGCCAACTCCTACTTCATGGTTGTGAAATGCCCAGGATGCTATAAAATCACCACCGTCTTTAGCCATGCACAGACAGTAGTTTTGTGTGTTGGTTGCTCCACTGTCCTCTGCCAGCCTACAGGAGGGAAAGCAAGGTTTACAGAAGGATGTTCCTTCAGAAGGAAGCAGCACTAA